The following proteins come from a genomic window of Portunus trituberculatus isolate SZX2019 chromosome 35, ASM1759143v1, whole genome shotgun sequence:
- the LOC123513334 gene encoding cuticle protein 7-like, with protein sequence MKLLVLLAAAAVCAGAPQMLQPLPYIPSPAIAYTSSLTPAVTKIQRPGVQLHFPANVRFVAPAPVAQPVVQAVPHPVQYQAPTVAVAPAPVASPVVVAAAPEPLNAPEPPMPAVGTPFVGGQFHAQDELKQYSFGHWGGPSTRVETRDALGRTKGSFAYVNPKGDVHVRKYAAAPAMGFKVAASDLPDDTPAVASLKAAHEKSFRTIKEMIMSARA encoded by the exons ATGAAGCTCCTG GTGTTGCTCGCCGCGGCCGCCGTCTGCGCAGGCGCCCCACAAATGCTGCAGCCGCTGCCCTACATCCCCAGCCCAGCCATCGCCTACACCAGCTCTCTCACGCCCGCCGTCACCAAGATCCAGAGGCCAGGCGTCCAGCTGCACTTCCCCGCCAACGTCAGGTTCGTGGCGCCCGCACCAGTGGCCCAGCCCGTGGTCCAGGCGGTGCCTCACCCCGTCCAGTACCAGGCTCCTACCGTTGCTGTCGCTCCCGCCCCCGTTGCCTCccctgtggtggtggctgccgCCCCTGAGCCCCTCAACGCCCCTGAGCCACCCATGCCCGCCGTGGGCACTCCCTTCGTGGGTGGTCAGTTCCATGCTCAGGACGAGCTCAAGCAGTACTCCTTCGGCCACTGGGGCGGCCCCAGCACCCGCGTGGAGACCAGGGACGCCCTGGGACGCACAAAAGGAAGCTTTGCCTACGTCAACCCCAAGGGAGATGTGCACGTGAGGAAGTACGCTGCTGCTCCCGCCATGGGCTTCAAGGTGGCCGCCTCAGACCTTCCCGACGACACCCCCGCAGTGGCCAGCCTCAAGGCCGCCCACGAGAAGAGTTTCCGCACCATCAAGGAGATGATCATGAGCGCCAGGGCGTAA
- the LOC123513328 gene encoding cyclin-dependent kinase inhibitor 1C-like, protein MAPFTLPSPWAPTPLCCTSGAIRPPAAGDTRSSRLSPTASPALSVCGKTTRMKQNEKNVNRSGRPRRRMPVGRAGPKEGVAGQVLLYNLRRLICRSSLRHSHPPRHRQDSAMKLLVLLAAAAVCAGAPQMLQPLPYIPSPAIAYTSSLTPAVTKIQKPGVQLHFPSNVRFVAPAPVAQPVVQAVPHPVQYQAPTVAVAPAPIASPVVVAAAPEPLNAPEPPMPDVGTPFVGGQFHAQDELKQYSFGHWGGPSTRVETRDALGRTKGSFAYVNPMGDVHVRKYAAAPAMGFKVAASDLPDDTPAVASLKAAHEKSFRTIKEMITSARA, encoded by the exons ATGGCGCCCTTCACACTGCCATCCCCATGGGCGCCTACGCCTCTCTGCTGCACCTCGGGGGCGATCCGCCCCCCTGCAGCAGGCGACACCCGTAGCTCAAGGTTAAGTCCCACCGCCTCGCCAGCCCTCAGTGTTTGTGGAAAGACGACTCGGATGaaacaaaacgagaaaaacGTGAACCGCAGTGGAAGGCCGCGGCGGAGGATGCCCGTAGGAAGAGCCGGGCCAAAGGAGGGCGTGGCCGGCCAGGTATTGCTATATAACCTCCGCCGACTCATCTGCCGGTCATCACTCCGCCACAGTCACCCTCCCAGACACCGCCAAGACTCAGCCATGAAGCTCCTG GTGTTGCTCGCCGCGGCCGCCGTCTGCGCAGGCGCCCCACAAATGCTGCAGCCGCTGCCCTACATCCCCAGCCCAGCCATCGCCTACACCAGCTCCCTCACACCCGCCGTCACCAAGATCCAGAAGCCAGGCGTCCAGCTGCACTTCCCCTCCAACGTCAGGTTCGTGGCGCCCGCACCAGTGGCCCAGCCCGTGGTCCAGGCGGTGCCTCACCCCGTCCAGTACCAGGCTCCTACCGTTGCTGTCGCCCCCGCCCCCATTGCCTCCCCCGTGGTGGTGGCTGCCGCCCCTGAGCCCCTCAACGCCCCTGAGCCACCCATGCCCGACGTGGGCACTCCCTTCGTGGGCGGTCAGTTCCACGCTCAGGACGAGCTCAAGCAGTACTCCTTCGGCCACTGGGGCGGCCCCAGCACCCGCGTGGAGACCAGGGACGCCCTGGGACGCACCAAGGGAAGCTTCGCCTACGTCAACCCCATGGGAGACGTGCACGTGAGGAAATACGCTGCTGCTCCCGCCATGGGCTTCAAGGTGGCCGCCTCAGACCTTCCCGACGACACCCCCGCAGTGGCCAGCCTCAAGGCCGCCCACGAGAAGAGTTTCCGCACCATCAAGGAGATGATCACGAGCGCCAGGGCGTAA
- the LOC123513331 gene encoding proteoglycan 4-like isoform X1, translated as MGISGSSGMVVRFVFLGDCFVDSCTERLCPSRSLVANSRTFHTATLLLATCSCYCLLKGSATPLPDAGLFRNAPAGSIYSYSVSHTGNRHASDAVGRNAPRFSFPPRWNPAAGSRRNLRPTTTTTTTPATTTTTTTTTTTTTTTPAPEPETPAPVTLEHEAPLPDAPAPEVLTSEVHESPATDVHHSEGPNTDAHHFEVHPSDVPSHDVPQPEVSAPKSHFHFLVSDLAAFEDLIPSIPNHDPRPTPTRPEENHHRGS; from the exons ATGGGAATCAGTGGCAGCAGCGGGATGGTTGTGCGATTTGTGTTCCTTGGCGACTGTTTCGTTGACTCTTGTACTGAACGCCTGTGTCCATCACGGTCACTAGTTGCCAACAGCAGGACTTTTCAT ACGGCTACCCTCCTGCTGGCGACATGCAGCTGTTACTGTCTTCTGAAGGGATCGGCGACGCCACTACCCGACGCTGGGCTGTTCCGTAACGCTCCGGCAGGGTCCATATACAGCTACTCCGTGTCTCACACCGGCAATAGGCACGCCTCCGATGCAGTGGGCCGCAATGCTCCCaggttctccttccctcctcgctGGAACCCTGCAGCAGGCTCCCGCCGCAACTTAcgcccaaccaccaccactactaccacaccagccaccacaaccaccaccaccaccaccaccaccaccaccacgaccacaccCGCACCGGAACCCGAAACTCCTGCCCCAGTGACCTTGGAGCATGAGGCCCCCCTGCCTGACGCTCCAGCCCCTGAAGTCCTCACCAGTGAGGTCCATGAGAGCCCTGCCACTGATGTCCACCACTCTGAAGGCCCTAACACTGACGCCCATCACTTCGAGGTCCATCCCAGTGATGTCCCTAGCCATGATGTCCCCCAGCCCGAGGTCTCTGCTCCCAAGTCCCATTTCCATTTCCTGGTTTCCGACCTTGCAGCTTTCGAGGACTTGATTCCCTCCATCCCCAATCACGACCCCCGCCCCACACCGACTCGCCCCGAGGAGAACCACCACCGAGGCTCCTGA
- the LOC123513330 gene encoding uncharacterized protein LOC123513330 — MKVLLAAVVVVCCSATPVRHKLWKTYLYFENTNPAVVKIPKPDINLVETFDTQRVSGVVSGPAVESPVPSPVLVKRLDAPPTEEEVRLTPVLQKSPIPVPVPVLLTLEPVEGPEDNTVSVPGKELVADELADAQVVAVGTPVVVVAAPEPLEAPEPPMPSLSIPFVGGQFHAQDELKQYSFGHWGGPSTRVESRDAMGRTKGSFAYVNPDGDVHVRKYSAAPTVGFKVAASDLPDDTPEVARLKAAHEQAHLAFLSFKEEMA, encoded by the exons atgaaGGTTCTG cTTGCTGCCGTAGTTGTGGTGTGCTGCAGTGCCACACCAGTGCGACACAAACTATGGAAGACTTACCTCTACTTTGAGAACACAAATCCAGCAGTGGTCAAGATTCCAAAGCCAGACATCAACCTCGTGGAGACTTTCGATACGCAGCGTGTTTCCGGTGTCGTATCGGGCCCCGCGGTGGAGTCCCCAGTGCCCTCTCCCGTTCTAGTTAAGCGTCTCGATGCACCTCCCACCGAGGAGGAAGTGCGTCTTACTCCCGTCCTTCAGAAATCTCCTATTCCAGTCCCAGTCCCCGTCCTCCTCACACTGGAGCCTGTCGAGGGTCCCGAAGACAATACAGTCTCAGTTCCTGGAAAGGAATTGGTTGCTGACGAACTAGCCGACGCTCAAGTGGTTGCAGTTGGTActcccgtggtggtggtggctgcaccAGAACCCCTGGAAGCTCCAGAGCCGCCTATGCCTTCTCTTAGTATACCCTTCGTGGGGGGTCAGTTCCACGCTCAGGACGAGCTCAAGCAGTACTCCTTCGGCCACTGGGGAGGTCCCAGCACCCGCGTGGAGAGCAGGGACGCCATGGGACGCACCAAGGGAAGCTTCGCCTACGTCAATCCCGACGGAGACGTGCACGTAAGAAAATACTCTGCAGCTCCCACCGTAGGCTTCAAGGTGGCCGCCTCAGACCTGCCCGACGACACGCCCGAGGTGGCCAGACTGAAGGCCGCCCATGAACAGGCTCATCTTGCCTTTTTGTCTTTTAAAGAGGAAATGGCTTGA
- the LOC123513331 gene encoding proteoglycan 4-like isoform X2, giving the protein MNVRTATLLLATCSCYCLLKGSATPLPDAGLFRNAPAGSIYSYSVSHTGNRHASDAVGRNAPRFSFPPRWNPAAGSRRNLRPTTTTTTTPATTTTTTTTTTTTTTTPAPEPETPAPVTLEHEAPLPDAPAPEVLTSEVHESPATDVHHSEGPNTDAHHFEVHPSDVPSHDVPQPEVSAPKSHFHFLVSDLAAFEDLIPSIPNHDPRPTPTRPEENHHRGS; this is encoded by the exons ATGAACGTTCGG ACGGCTACCCTCCTGCTGGCGACATGCAGCTGTTACTGTCTTCTGAAGGGATCGGCGACGCCACTACCCGACGCTGGGCTGTTCCGTAACGCTCCGGCAGGGTCCATATACAGCTACTCCGTGTCTCACACCGGCAATAGGCACGCCTCCGATGCAGTGGGCCGCAATGCTCCCaggttctccttccctcctcgctGGAACCCTGCAGCAGGCTCCCGCCGCAACTTAcgcccaaccaccaccactactaccacaccagccaccacaaccaccaccaccaccaccaccaccaccaccacgaccacaccCGCACCGGAACCCGAAACTCCTGCCCCAGTGACCTTGGAGCATGAGGCCCCCCTGCCTGACGCTCCAGCCCCTGAAGTCCTCACCAGTGAGGTCCATGAGAGCCCTGCCACTGATGTCCACCACTCTGAAGGCCCTAACACTGACGCCCATCACTTCGAGGTCCATCCCAGTGATGTCCCTAGCCATGATGTCCCCCAGCCCGAGGTCTCTGCTCCCAAGTCCCATTTCCATTTCCTGGTTTCCGACCTTGCAGCTTTCGAGGACTTGATTCCCTCCATCCCCAATCACGACCCCCGCCCCACACCGACTCGCCCCGAGGAGAACCACCACCGAGGCTCCTGA